The sequence GCGCGGGGCCCGCCGGCCGGAACGCAGCCGCCGGGTGCTGCAGGCCCTGGCCCACGCTGGCCTGGACGAGCCGGAGACGCGGGCCGCCCAGCGATCTGGGGAGCTGTCCGGCGGGATGCGGCAGCGCGCTCTCATCGCCTCGGCGATCGTCTCCGAGCCGCAGTTGCTGGTCGCCGACGAGCCGACCACCGCCCTGGATGCCACGGTGGCCCGGGGCGTGCTCGAGCTGCTCGGGCGGCTGCGGGACGAGGGGACGGCCGTGCTGCTCGTGACCCACGACCTCGGCGCGGTGGCGCGGCTGGCCGACGACGTGGTGGTGCTGGACGGCGGCCGCGTGGTCGAGTCCGGCAGTGCCGGGCAGGTGCTGCACCGGCCGGCACACCCCGTCACCCGGGCCCTCGTGGCCTCCGTCCCGCGGGGCTCTGGGCAGCGGCCACCTGTCCCGGAGCAGGCCCCGGAGGTGCTGCGTGCCAGGGGACTGCATCGGAGCTACCGGTTGCCCGGCGGTGGCACGGTGGACGCCCTCGACGGCGTGGACCTGACCGTGCGCCGCGGCCAGGCGCTCGGGGTGGTCGGGGAGTCCGGCAGCGGGAAGTCCACGCTGGCGCGGATCCTCGTGGCCGCCGAACGGGCGGACGCCGGCCGTGTGGAGCTGGCCGGCGAGCCGTGGAGCGAGCTGCCCGAACGGCACCGCCGGCCCCGGCGCCACCTGGTCCGGCTGGTCCCCCAGGACCCGCTGGGCTCCTTCGACCCGCGCTGGGACGGTGGGAGAATCCTGCGCACGGCGCTGCGCCTGTCCGGCAGCGCGCGCACGCCTACGGAGCTGCTGGAACTGGTCCGGCTGCCGGCCTCCGTCCTGCACCGCAGCCCCCGTTCGCTCTCCGGCGGTCAGCGGCAGCGGCTGGCGATCGCCCGGGCCCTGGCCGCCGAGCCCGCCGTGCTCGTGCTGGACGAGCCGGTCTCCGCCCTGGACGTCACGGTGCAGGCCTCGATCCTGGAGACGCTGGCCGACTTGCAGGACCGCACCGGCACGGCCCTGGTGCTGATCTCCCATGATCTCGCGGTCATCCGCCAGGTCTGTGACACGGTCGCCGTCATGCACAGCGGGCGGGTCGTGGAGCACGGACCCGTGGAACAGGTCTGGGCCCAGCCGAGCGCCCCGTTCACCCGCGCACTGCTGGAGGCACGGCCACCCCTGCCGTGAGACAGGTCGACGCCCCCGAGTCGGTAGACTCAGGGGCCGTCCGGCCGTCATGCGGCCTACAGCCACCCCCGGAGGTCCACCGCTTCATGTCCAGTGCCGAATCCCCTGCCGGTCCCACCGCCGGCTCCCCCGCGATGAACCGGGCCGGCGACCCAGCCGACCACCCGGCCCCAGACTCCGGCGGGCCGGCAGTCCCGGCCGAGCGGCCGACGTCGTTGCTGGGCAACCTGGTCCGCGGGGCGCTGATCGGCGCGGTGGAGACCGTCCCGGGCGTCTCCGGCGGCACCGTGGCGCTCGTGGTGGGGATCTACCACCACATCATCGACTCCGCGGCGCACGTGATCTCCGCCGTGCGCCGGCTCATCACCGGGCCTGACCGCCGGGCTGGTGCCGCCGGTCACCTGCGCCTGGTGCACTGGAAGGTCGTCCTTCCCGTGGCCCTCGGCATGCTGGTCGCCGTGTTCACGGTGGCCGGCCCCATGGCGGATGCCATGGAGAACCACCCGGTGCTGATGCGCGCGCTGTTCTTCGGCATGGTGCTGGCCTCCGTGGCCGTGCCGTTCCGGATGATGCTGCAGGGCCTGGCCACCGAGCGGTTCCGGCGCGTCGCGGTGGGCAGGGACCCCGGGGACGTCCGCCTGCGGCCAGTCCACCTGATCGGCGGGCTGGCCGCCGCCGCGGCCACCTTCCTGCTGGTCTCCCTGCCGCCGGCCTCGGTCGAGGCGCACCCGCTGGTGCTGGTGCCCGCGGCCATGGTGGCCGTCTCCGCCCTCGTGCTGCCGGGACTCTCCGG comes from Citricoccus muralis and encodes:
- a CDS encoding DUF368 domain-containing protein, whose protein sequence is MSSAESPAGPTAGSPAMNRAGDPADHPAPDSGGPAVPAERPTSLLGNLVRGALIGAVETVPGVSGGTVALVVGIYHHIIDSAAHVISAVRRLITGPDRRAGAAGHLRLVHWKVVLPVALGMLVAVFTVAGPMADAMENHPVLMRALFFGMVLASVAVPFRMMLQGLATERFRRVAVGRDPGDVRLRPVHLIGGLAAAAATFLLVSLPPASVEAHPLVLVPAAMVAVSALVLPGLSGSFLLLTFGLYEPTLRAVDELDLAYLGVFALGMALGMVVVVKLLKWLLDHHHTITLAILTGVMIGGLRTLWPWQDEARGLFTPGDDAGPATLLALAGFAVVALLLVVDARVQRRFLREHDAHTGAVRG
- a CDS encoding ATP-binding cassette domain-containing protein is translated as MSGAGVTPVLDVAGLTVSFPGVGEVLRDVDLWLEPGRCLAVVGGSGAGKSVLARSLVGLAGEGGAPARVSTERFTVAGQDVTGADARRWRKLRGSEIGFVLQDALQSLDPLRTVGAEVGESLQLRGARRPERSRRVLQALAHAGLDEPETRAAQRSGELSGGMRQRALIASAIVSEPQLLVADEPTTALDATVARGVLELLGRLRDEGTAVLLVTHDLGAVARLADDVVVLDGGRVVESGSAGQVLHRPAHPVTRALVASVPRGSGQRPPVPEQAPEVLRARGLHRSYRLPGGGTVDALDGVDLTVRRGQALGVVGESGSGKSTLARILVAAERADAGRVELAGEPWSELPERHRRPRRHLVRLVPQDPLGSFDPRWDGGRILRTALRLSGSARTPTELLELVRLPASVLHRSPRSLSGGQRQRLAIARALAAEPAVLVLDEPVSALDVTVQASILETLADLQDRTGTALVLISHDLAVIRQVCDTVAVMHSGRVVEHGPVEQVWAQPSAPFTRALLEARPPLP